From the genome of Anopheles moucheti chromosome 3, idAnoMoucSN_F20_07, whole genome shotgun sequence, one region includes:
- the LOC128300371 gene encoding armadillo repeat-containing protein 8-like: MEPFTCFMDVENSRSYIDELYSEENCKCQEAIVCLKNAVIGSNKKKGSIISQGIVPRLIALLCNGGKPLQLRIDAGIVLGSLAKGTESQVHSLMRFNTVDVLITIIFDPNTNERLMETCLGALQTIVQYPFAPLDLIHSDINNIKRLIQIASPRSSFACQMYVVNIFVPLCHSSHQQKNLCQADVIPFLARLMICDNTTLQVPALKCLAAMCFTNKSVSNIVHATYHADRSILDILTALLSRTRDVQVQLSASRCLTYLHRAGSLPAEDYRIVYKTLPCLARLCSDEFEEDTRATAAETLAYLAEIDSELQRLAAISNHLIVSLANLVKCPSVLSRQGAFRCFASLAANDEEIRKRIIEMDGLMEEVLSGLKDGCPEVRLSAVRCLHSLSRSVQLLRTTFQDHSVWRPLMDLLSGDPSLELQTVVTSTICNLLLEFSPAKEPMLESGAVEMLCELTKHPDPALRLNGSWALMNMAFQAEQHVKTKIINTLGTDRIFQLLGDRDERVIMKTLGLLRNLLSNTLHIETIMSEHSSEVLRAVSLVLDDPHPPEVKEQAIIIIGNITAGAQDEDYVLQDEKIVKKIRDFLVANDNKLQMGAVFVVRNLLDKSGRQHILRQWGFLENLEQLLHMTPQHSQFYEDIRDEILRFDYSEDH, translated from the exons ATGGAACCGTTCACTTGCTTCATG GATGTGGAAAATTCCCGCTCCTACATTGACGAGCTATACTCGGAGGAAAACTGCAAGTGTCAGGAAGCGATCGTCTGCCTCAAGAATGCCGTCATCGGTtcgaacaaaaagaaaggatCAATCATATCGCAGGGAATTGTGCCGCGTTTGATCGCGTTACTGTGCAACGGCGGGAAGCCGCTGCAGCTGCGTATCGATGCCGGCATCGTGCTCGGTTCGCTTGCCAAGGGTACCGAATCGCAGGTCCACTCCCTGATGCGCTTCAACACGGTCGACGTGCTGATAACGATCATCTTCGATCCCAACACGAACGAACGGCTGATGGAAACATGTCTGGGAGCACTGCAAACGATCGTGCAGTATCCTTTTGCACCGTTGGATTTAATTCATTCGGAtatcaacaacatcaaacgTTTGATTC AAATTGCATCACCCAGAAGCAGCTTTGCGTGTCAGATGTATGTGGTAAACATTTTCGTTCCTCTCTGCCACTCCTCGCATCAACAGAAGAACCTATGCCAGGCGGATGTGATACCGTTTCTAGCGCGTCTCATGATCTGCGACAACACGACGCTGCAAGTACCTGCACTGAAATGTTTGGCAGCGATGTGCTTCACTAACAAGTCGGTGTCGAACATCGTTCACGCGACGTACCacgccgatcgatcgattctggACATTTTGACCGCGCTGCTCTCCCGAACGCGTGACGTCCAGGTGCAGCTGTCCGCTAGCCGTTGTCTAACGTATTTGCATCGTGCCGGTTCATTACCGGCCGAGGACTATCGAATCGTTTACAAAACGTTACCCTGCCTGGCCCGGCTCTGTTCGGACGAGTTTGAGGAGGATACGCGTGCGACGGCCGCGGAAACGCTCGCCTATCTGGCCGAAATCGACTCCGAGTTGCAGCGGTTGGCCGCGATCAGCAATCACTTGATCGTGTCGCTAGCGAATCTGGTCAAATGCCCGTCGGTCTTGTCGAGACAGGGCGCTTTCCGCTGTTTTGCTTCTCTCGCGGCCAATGATGAAGAAATTAGAAAGCGCATTATAGAGATGGACGGTTTAATGGAGGAGGTGCTAAGTGGATTGAAGGATGGATGTCCGGAG GTTCGACTATCGGCGGTACGATGTCTTCATTCACTTTCTCGCTCGGTGCAACTACTTAGAACCACTTTTCAG GATCATTCGGTGTGGCGCCCGCTGATGGATTTGTTGTCCGGCGATCCGTCGCTTGAGTTGCAAACCGTTGTCACGTCGACGATTTGTAATTTGCTGCTAGAATTCTCACCTGCCAAGGAACCAATGCTCGAATCCGGTGCCGTCGAGATGCTTTGCGAGCTTACCAAACATCCCGACCCAGCGCTCAGGCTGAACGGAAGTTGGGCATTGATGAACATGGCCTTCCAG GCCGAACAGcatgtgaaaacaaaaataatcaacaCACTAGGAACGGATAGGATATTTCAATTGCTGGGCGATCGGGATGAGCGTGTCATTATGAAAACGCTCGGACTGTTGCGCAATTTGCTGAGCAATACTCTCCATATCGAAACGATCATGTCGGAACATTCGAGTGAAGTTTTGAGGGCG GTGAGTCTCGTGCTAGACGACCCACACCCACCGGAAGTGAAGGAACAAGCTATAATAATCATAGGTAACATAACGGCGGGCGCACAGGATGAAGATTATGTACTGCAGGATGAAAAGATTGTCAAGAAGATCAGGGATTTTTTG GTCGCCAACGACAATAAACTACAGATGGGTGCCGTGTTTGTCGTGCGAAATCTGTTAGATAAGAGCGGCCGGCAGCATATACTGCGACAGTGGGGTTTTCTCGAAAATCTCGAACAGCTACTACACATGACACCGCAACACTCGCAGTTCTATGAGGA CATTCGGGATGAAATTTTAAGGTTTGACTACTCAGAAGACCATTGA
- the LOC128301832 gene encoding coatomer subunit epsilon — MNRNNEVSELIDVENAFYIGNYQTCINECNKLSKPSLEKDIFMYRSYIAQHKYRVVLDEIKATNDTPLLALRYLAEYMSNSGRKEAIVSMFDEKFQGDINELHVVWIIVGAIIYCNEETYETAMKVLVGNFNLECLSLHMHCLLKMARVDLAKQVATTMQEKDDDATLTQLSQAWLNIQIGGEKLQDAFFIFQDLCDKFSPTLLLLNGQAVCYIGQQKYDDAEQVLRECLNRDPNNYDTLINLLALSQQRDKNSSQFSRYLAQILDDHKGSSLVSAYNKRQAEFDRLVLQFGPSNTKAIDEIVA, encoded by the exons ATGAATAGAAACAACGAAGTGTCGGAACTGATCGATGTGGAAAATGCGTTCTACATCGGCAACTACCAGACGTGCATAAACGAGTGTAACAAATTATCG AAACCATCGCTCGAGAAGGATATCTTCATGTACCGCTCCTATATAGCACAGCACAAGTATCGAGTGGTGTTGGACGAAATCAAGGCGACAAACGATACGCCGCTCCTTGCCTTGCGCTATCTGGCCGAATACATGTCCAATAGTGGACGGAAGGAAGCGATCGTGTCGATGTTCGATGAAAAGTTCCAAGGAGATATCAACGAGCTGCATGTCGTGTGGATCATCGTTGGCGCTATCATTTACTGCAACGAGGAAACGTACGAAACGGCTATGAA GGTGCTGGTAGGAAATTTCAACCTCGAATGTCTTTCCCTGCACATGCACTGTTTGCTGAAAATGGCTCGAGTAGATCTGGCGAAACAGGTTGCCACAACGATGCAGGAAAAGGATGATGATGCCACACTGACGCAGCTGTCTCAAGCATGGCTTAACATTCAAATC GGTGGAGAGAAGCTTCAGGATGCATTCTTCATCTTTCAAGATCTATGCGACAAGTTTTCGcccacgctgctgctgctaaacgGTCAAGCCGTGTGCTACATCGGACAGCAAAAGTATGACGATGCGGAACAGGTACTGCGCGAATGCTTAAATCGTGATCCCAACAACTACGATACGTTGATCAACCTGCTGGCACTGTCTCAGCAGCGGGACAAAAACAGCAGCCAGTTCAGTCGCTACCTGGCCCAAATACTGGACGACCATAAGGGCAGCAGCTTGGTGTCGGCATACAACAAAAGACAGGCCGAGTTTGATCGGCTGGTGCTACAATTTGGTCCTTCCAATACCAAAGCGATCGATGAAATAGTCGCTTAA
- the LOC128304400 gene encoding uncharacterized protein LOC128304400: MWFEILPSFGIIATVLSVPGFALYGLHKLTLDNAYRRNTDERWERIMYTRDMRLTGNPYKGNGLESISDK; encoded by the exons atgtgGTTCGAAATTTTACCCTCGTTTGGAATAATTGCGACCGTATTGTCCGTGCCCGGGTTTGCCCTGTACGGACTGCACAAGCTAACACTGGATAAT GCGTACCGGCGTAATACGGATGAAAGATGGGAACGTATCATGTACACCAGGGACATGCGATTGACCGGCAACCCGTACAAGGGCAAC GGTCTCGAATCTATTTCGGATAAATAG
- the LOC128300260 gene encoding regulator of G-protein signaling 7-like — protein MVTMTTEVDKDKAVTVVISAPKKMNVNRNEKDIERDREMVAGHEGGGSAEEGEGTVIIVPVLQQGGPTGNSIGAPPPVSTSSSTSTATATTTVAVTSCTGASAAGSSGSSGKPSSQPSHAQATQAALNQDAPNILVYKKMEAIVERMQGEEGGVSVRTIKAFMSKVPSVFTGADLIAWIMKNLSIDDVNEALHLAHLLASHGYLFPIDDHQLTVKNDGTFYRFQTPYFWPSNCWEPENTDYAVYLCKRTMQNKTRLELADYEAENLAKLQKMFSRKWEFIFMQAEAQSKVDKKRDKLERKVLDSQERAFWDVHRPMPGCVNTTEVDIKKAYRRGASSLGSGSSGTAGNSNPVEQLTRQIKLLKLKLERRTIKISKVAESYTSYFEQYNEYDSFLNPPDQPNPWITDNTEMWDADRTAKDVSLKRVKRWGFSLRELLNDPVGREQFSKFLDKEFSGENLKFWESVQSMKAQPQSKVKDAAHAIYLEFLAPDAPCPVNVDSKSMELAREAVSSSAPPNRWCFDVAAAHVYHLMKSDSYSRYLRSDMYKEYLNGSKKKIKSIPNLFGVKR, from the exons ATGGTAACGATGACCACGGAAGTTGATAAAGACAAGGCAGTGACAGTAGTGATAAGTGCACCGAAAAAGATGAACGTAAACCGCAACGAAAAGGACATAGAGCGGGACCGGGAAATGGTGGCGGGACATGAAGGTGGTGGTAGTGCCGAGGAGGGTGAGGGTACAGTTATTATCGTACCGGTGTTACAGCAGGGCGGCCCAACGGGGAATAGTATCGGTGCGCCACCACCTGTCAGTACTAGCAGCAGTACTAGTACGGCAACGGCAACAACGACGGTCGCGGTGACCTCCTGTACGGGTGCGTCCGCTGCTGGTTCGAGCGGGTCGTCCGGTAAACCGAGCAGCCAACCCTCCCACGCCCAGGCAACTCAGGCGGCACTGAATCAGGATGCGCCGAACATTTTAGTATATAAAAAG ATGGAAGCTATCGTCGAGCGGATGCAGGGTGAGGAGGGTGGCGTCTCGGTACGCACCATCAAAGCCTTCATGAGCAAAGTACCGTCCGTATTCACTGGTGCCGATCTGATCGCGTGGATTATGAAGAATCTCAGCATAGACGACGTGAACGAGGCGCTGCATCTGGCCCATCTGCTCGCGTCCCACGGTTACCTGTTCCCGATCGATGACCATCAGCTGACGGTGAAGAACGACGGTACGTTCTACCGCTTCCAAACACCGTACTTCTGGCCCTCGAATTGCTGGGAACCGGAAAACACCGACTACGCCGTGTACCTGTGCAAGCGCACGATGCAGAACAAGACGCGCCTGGAGCTGGCGGACTATGAGGCGGAAAATTTGGCCAAGCTGCAGAAGATGTTTTCGCGCAAATGGGAGTTTATCTTTATGCAGGCGGAGGCACAGAGCAAGGTGGACAAAAAGCGGGACAAGCTGGAGCGTAAGGTGCTGGATTCGCAGGAGCGTGCATTTTGGGACGTTCATCGGCCGATGCCGGGTTGCGTCAATACGACCGAGGTCGATATCAAGAAGGCGTATCGGCGCGGTGCGTCCAGCCTTGGGTCAGGTTCGTCTGGGACGGCCGGCAACAGCAATCCGGTGGAGCAGCTGACGCGCCAGATAAAGCTGCTAAAGTTGAAGCTCGAGCGACGCACGATCAAAATCTCCAAAGTGGCCGAATC TTACACTTCATATTTTGAGCAATACAATGAGTACGATAGCTTTCTAAACCCACCCGATCAACCGAACCCTTGGATCACGGACAATACCGAGATGTGGGACGCCGATCGAACTGC CAAAGACGTATCGCTGAAGCGTGTAAAGCGATGGGGCTTTAGCTTGCGTGAGCTTTTGAACGATCCCGTCGGTCGGGAACAGTTTTCAAAATTCCTGGATAAAGAATTTAGTGGTGAAAATCTCAA GTTCTGGGAATCGGTACAGAGCATGAAGGCACAACCACAGTCCAAGGTGAAGGATGCGGCCCATGCCATCTATCTGGAGTTCCTTGCCCCGGACGCACCCTGTCCCGTGAACGTGGATTCGAAATCGATGGAATTGGCACGGGAAGCGGTTAGCAGCTCGGCACCACCGAATCGCTGGTGTTTCGATGTGGCTGCCGCCCACGTGTATCATCTGATGAAGAGTGACTCCTACTCACGCTACCTGCGCTCCGACATGTACAAGGAGTATCTGAACGGATCGAAAAAGAAGATCAAATCCATACCGAATCTGTTCGGTGTGAAGCGCTAA
- the LOC128304263 gene encoding uncharacterized protein LOC128304263 — MASSFANCSYAPDPSAGDANPFNYGERSLLDDRDKRGVTRASSLALPNHTLLDLLEQKQKLYDTIHLTPPPKGNGTRRHSSDSFPMIENDSFQIPQRQSKKSAQALTPGPLVPPPVPKRTFQGNFPRKPPDAFEVQKRASLLALDSYQQQQQQQQQQLQAQQQQVQQLQQQLQQQLQHQQQQQAQQQQQQQQTYAQFARAERICKSAFEDQTFGYYPAPKSAKSSGAGIGTGGGTCHSVSATSFDDLAEPDDFVLFSKKMASIESNRSSSDSNKSQTTIDTGYVSANETDRSILTGGSCSSAKGGASSFRSRFSSEDTQSSLDSFLSSELHRTDTIDSLPLNDSPFSLKKNVFNFDLKTSPLIRGSSTVSPNSIDEKLDNCSPRSIESKGSRKLPTVPTRKGPASGIVMQPKLPPPGSASGGSSSRMTPPLPPSRSQQAFETRKLQKLQQAQQQQQQQQQQTQLNNVASVHKTALESLQELYSRPLGIRRNIHRPPPLSQQQQMIGGAKGSMIGQRQDSTISNDSFSITSSPGFHNKAMESSLLQQHTTSKFNRSTIRGKVTMDTPTGGIAGPNATPNNLTAILNSAGATPGGPSVTPTSITPGSVTSANATGDGVGGIGVTGSTMRSVPPRVSMRQDSSISSDSFSQTSSPSYNSKIMEAPLLSHAAKMPKVSKPIAKNLDEITKESPADVNGTAAIIKSASTPASLQTIVRLSNGSNVSLQHKKFQILKARKNSNPYVTSGRLKFRLCQILLNAVGLLAIAGGLAAYFNAYPTIKFVNQTITRTAVPPSSPGGGSASAGAGVLSSVPSSGSGVPAAGSPGRTSLDHTGGYRGDRNPAPGVCLPVIVKFCQQHRVPYNYTVFPNYIGHFAQPEAQSEIDLFEALVDVQCYELVPLFLCSLFVPKCGNSGLTVPPCKSLCIETMRRCSFFFDVFGLELPEYLRCSIFNDAVSDQEECVGMAEYKESIIRSRRPMVCSGFLCDKRRCIPNDWKCDGHVDCLDQTDEAHCDFCGDDAIHCGQGQCMSQKHVCDGTVNCPYGQDERNCIRLSERNGDLGRGTLEVYKADLKQWAPACVKNWDPATSPTMICSLLGYSSVNSSRTAMRGSNRTLISTKDASSMWRMYQKKDVNLIKEFNSCDINSRYPVAELTCSNYECGKVRNKKNFKATKRIVGGLTSNPGDWPFVAAILGGPEEVFYCAGVLIADQWVLTASHCIGNHTMRNVNDWTIQLGITRRHSHTYYGQKVKVKTVIPHPMYNLHIPHDNDIALFQLATRVAFHEHLLPVCLPPPHIRELPTGINCTVVGWGKREERNSTPNGASYEPTLNEVNVPIVSRDVCIDWLESFNVTEGMICAGYQEGGRDACQGDSGGPLLCPYPNEKDRWYVGGIVSWGVRCAHPKLPGVYANVPKFIPWILSQINNHSVLQTDTIGR; from the exons ATGGCGTCGTCGTTCGCTAATTGCTCCTACGCGCCCGATCCGAGTGCTGGCGACGCGAACCCATTCAACTACGGCGAGCGCAGTCTGCTGGACGATCGAGACAAACG CGGAGTGACGCGTGCATCCAGCCTAGCCCTACCGAACCACACGCTGCTGGATCTGTTGGAGCAGAAGCAGAAACTGTACGACACAATCCACCTAACGCCACCGCCGAAGGGCAATGGTACCCGGCGCCATTCGTCCGATTCGTTCCCGATGATCGAGAATGACAGCTTTCAGATACCGCAGCGACAGAGCAAAAAGTCGGCCCAAGCTTTAACACCCGGCCCGCTAGTTCCACCGCCCGTACCAAAGCGCACCTTTCAGGGTAACTTTCCGCGCAAACCACCGGACGCGTTCGAGGTGCAGAAGCGTGCCTCGCTGCTCGCCCTGGACAgctatcagcagcagcagcagcaacagcagcaacagttacaggcacagcagcagcaggtgcAACAGTTACAGcagcaactgcagcagcagctgcaacatcaacagcagcagcaagctcagcagcagcagcagcaacaacaaacctACGCTCAATTTGCCCGCGCCGAGCGCATCTGCAAGTCCGCCTTCGAGGATCAAACGTTCGGCTACTATCCGGCACCGAAAAGTGCGAAAAGTAGTGGTGCGGGCATCGGTACCGGTGGCGGCACCTGTCACAGTGTCAGCGCGACCAGCTTTGACGATCTGGCCGAACCGGATGACTTTGTGCTGTTCAGCAAGAAGATGGCCTCGATCGAGTCGAACCGTTCGTCGAGCGATTCGAACAAATCGCAAACCACCATCGACACCGGGTATGTGTCGGCCAACGAAACCGACCGTTCCATACTGACCGGTGGCAGCTGCTCGTCGGCGAAGGGCGGTGCGTCCTCCTTTCGCAGCCGGTTCTCCTCCGAGGATACGCAGTCCTCGCTGGACAGTTTTCTCTCGTCCGAGCTACACCGTACCGATACGATCGATTCACTACCGTTGAACGATTCGCCCTTTAGTCTGAAGAAGAATGTGTTCAATTTCGATCTGAAAACGTCGCCGCTCATCCGCGGCAGCAGCACCGTTTCGCCGAACTCTATCGACGAAAAGCTGGACAACTGTTCGCCCCGAAGCATCGAGAGCAAGGGCTCCCGGAAGCTACCGACCGTGCCGACGCGCAAGGGTCCCGCCAGTGGTATCGTGATGCAGCCGAAACTTCCACCGCCGGGTAGTGCTAGCGGTGGTAGCAGCAGTCGCATGACACCGCCACTTCCACCGTCACGGTCCCAGCAGGCATTCGAGACACGGAAGCTACAGAAGCTACAGCAagctcagcagcagcagcagcagcaacagcagcaaacgcaGCTCAACAATGTAGCCTCGGTGCACAAAACGGCGCTGGAAAGTTTGCAGGAGCTGTACAGCAGACCGCTTGGTATACGGCGCAACATACACCGGCCACCACCGCTcagccaacagcagcagatgaTCGGCGGGGCGAAAGGTTCGATGATTGGCCAACGCCAAGACTCGACCATCTCGAACGACAGCTTCTCCATTACCTCAAGCCCGGGCTTTCACAACAAAGCGATGGAGAGCTCGCTGCTGCAGCAACATACCACTTCCAAGTTTAACCGTTCGACCATACGCGGCAAGGTCACGATGGACACGCCGACTGGCGGTATTGCCGGCCCGAACGCTACACCCAACAATCTGACGGCTATTCTGAACTCGGCAGGAGCTACACCGGGAGGGCCCAGTGTTACTCCTACGTCCATCACCCCGGGATCGGTTACTTCGGCGAACGCCACTGGCGATGGTGTGGGTGGAATCGGTGTTACCGGCAGTACGATGCGATCCGTACCGCCGCGTGTAAGCATGCGACAAGACTCCAGTATATCCAGCGACAGCTTTAGCCAAACGTCTAGCCCCAGCTACAACTCCAAAATCATGGAAGCTCCGCTCCTATCGCACGCCGCCAAGATGCCCAAGGTGTCGAAACCGATCGCGAAGAATCTGGACGAAATTACGAAGGAATCGCCTGCGGACGTGAACGGAACGGCCGCGATCATCAAGAGCGCATCCACCCCGGCCAGCCTGCAGACGATCGTGCGACTGTCCAACGGATCAAACGTTAGTCTACAGCACAAG aagtttcaaattttaaaagcACGCAAAAACTCCAACCCCTACGTTACTAGCGGACGGTTAAAGTTCCGCCTTTGCCAGATACTGCTGAATGCCGTCGGTTTGCTAGCGATTGCCGGTGGACTAGCGGCCTACTTCAACGCCTACCCGACGATCAAGTTTGTCAATCAAACCATCACCCGGACGGCCGTTCCACCGTCGTCCCCCGGAGGTGGCAGTGCATCGGCCGGTGCCGGTGTTCTGTCGTCGGTACCATCCTCCGGATCCGGAGTGCCAGCTGCCGGATCACCCGGACGCACATCACTGGATCACACCGGTGGATACCGTGGCGATCGTAATCCAGCACCCGGCGTCTGTCTACCGGTGATCGTGAAGTTCTGCCAGCAGCATCGGGTCCCCTACAACTATACCGTCTTTCCGAACTACATTGGACATTTCGCCCAGCCGGAGGCACAGTCC GAGATCGATCTCTTCGAAGCGCTGGTCGATGTGCAGTGTTACGAGCTTGTTCCACTGTTCTTATGCTCTCTGTTTGTGCCTAAATGCGGTAATTCCGGTTTAACCGTACCGCCATGTAAAAGTTTGTGTATTG AAACAATGCGTCGATGCAGCTTCTTCTTCGACGTGTTTGGACTGGAGCTGCCAGAGTATCTGCGCTGCTCTATATTCAACGATGCCGTATCGGATCAGGAGGAGTGCGTTGGGATGGCTGAGTACAAGGAATCGATTATACGATCCCGCCGGCCAATGGTTTGCTCGGGCTTTCTCTGTGACAAGCGACGGTGCATACCGAACGACTGGAAGTGTGACGGACACGTGGACTGTCTGGATCAGACGGATGAGGCACACTGTGACTTCTGCGGAGACGATGCCATCCACTGTGGACAGGGGCAGTGTATGAGCCAAAAGCATGTATGCGATGGTACGGTGAATTGTCCGTACGGACAGGATGAAAGGAATTGCA TACGACTTAGCGAAAGAAATGGTGATCTCGGCCGTGGCACCTTGGAAGTCTATAAGGCAGACCTGAAACAGTGGGCACCGGCGTGCGTGAAAAACTGGGATCCGGCGACGTCTCCTACCATGATCTGTTCCCTCTTGGGTTACAGCTCGGTCAACTCCAGCCGCACGGCAATGCGAGGTTCGAACCGGACGCTAATCAGCACGAAGGATGCCTCGTCCATGTGGCGTATGTACCAAAAGAAGGACGTTAACCTGATCAAGGAGTTCAATAGCTGTGACATCAACTCACGGTACCCGGTGGCAGAGCTGACGTGTTCTAATTATG AGTGTGGCAAGGTTCGGAACAAAAAGAACTTCAAGGCAACGAAACGGATCGTTGGCGGATTGACATCAAACCCGGGCGACTGGCCATTCGTTGCAGCCATTCTTGGTGGTCCGGAGGAAGTGTTCTACTGTGCCGGTGTACTGATCGCAGACCAGTGGGTCTTGACGGCTTCGCATTGCATCGGCAA CCACACGATGCGAAACGTCAACGATTGGACTATTCAGCTGGGCATTACTCGACGGCACTCCCACACCTACTACGGACAGAAGGTGAAGGTCAAGACGGTCATACCACATCCGATGTACAATCTGCACATTCCGCACGACAACGACATTGCGCTGTTCCAG CTTGCCACCAGGGTAGCATTCCACGAGCATCTGCTTCCAGTCTGCCTTCCGCCACCGCACATTCGGGAACTACCGACGGGTATTAACTGCACCGTTGTAGGATGGGGCAAACGGGAAGAGCGTAACT CAACTCCAAATGGTGCATCGTACGAACCGACGCTCAACGAAGTCAACGTACCGATCGTAAGTCGGGATGTGTGCATCGATTGGTTGGAATCGTTCAACGTGACCGAGGGCATGATTTGTGCCGGCTATCAAGAAGGTGGCCGGGATGCGTGTCAG GGTGATTCCGGTGGTCCACTGCTGTGTCCGTATCCGAACGAGAAGGACCGCTGGTACGTTGGGGGTATCGTCTCCTGGGGCGTACGGTGTGCCCATCCAAAGCTGCCCGGTGTGTACGCCAACGTGCCCAAATTTATACCATGGATTCTGTCACAAATCAACAATCACTCCGTCTTGCAGACCGATACAATAGGCCGATAA
- the LOC128300372 gene encoding islet cell autoantigen 1, with the protein MLKSEFQHQFWVTKKAVQRKLGSKEDENIVASDGELDSKIELFRSVAESCSKLYRIIDQYQERVCILAQEENSLGKFLREVSKESPTTGKMMSTTGKAISYCGQQRIAIRVPLLRLHHDVHTFKGRAIADTHHTIQLMEKERTEYRAALSWMKSVSIQLDPDTGRGLEKFRKAQRHVKSAKTKFDKYTLDCLEKIDLLAAARCNMFSHALVGYQNAILQFAKKTDETYRNTLKNLAKDPHYSFSVLKELTQANPNEEEKDGASGEQQLVETQPDAAPTDDDQMLFFKDDYKDDVGTKVTEQQTIAKQNVLKDVALEIDALLSGVPELSAEAGPTTKSHQLQNDAGSDLLGLSLDDEFSDFMSAPAPFLPSTLLTNCILTDEGGFDFAASLSECVDPMQQELQQHEPERIGTNGGKSSEKATDIFSSLLQSFSKQGPSTGTTGSNADSGSAAMKQGKLNNSSSSSKSMGKDLSGWYQLFAELDPLSNPDAIPSKTDAPNNSMAA; encoded by the exons ATGCTAAAGTCAGAGTTTCAGCACCAATTCTGGGTGACAAAGAAAGCGGTACAAAGGAAATTAG GCAGCAAGGAAGATGAAAACATAGTGGCATCTGATGGGGAGTTGGATTCGAAGATAGAACTTTTCCGTTCGGTGGCAGAAAGTTGCAGCAAACTGTACCGCATAATCGATCAGTATCAGGAACGGGTATGCATACTGGCACAGGAGGAGAACTCGCTGGGGAAATTTTTGCGCGAAGTAAGCAAAGAAAGTCCCACCACCGGCAAGATGATGTCCACCACCGGGAAAGCGATTTCATACTGCGGCCAGCAACGTATTGCCATTCGGGTGCCACTGTTGCGGCTGCACCACGACGTACACACGTTCAAGGGGCGAGCCATTGCGGACACACACCATACGATACAGCTGATGGAAAAGGAACGCACCGAGTATCGGGCGGCACTGAGCTGGATGAAGTCCGTCAGCATTCAGCTGGATCCCGACACGGGCCGAGGGTTGGAAAAGTTTCGCAAAGCGCAACGGCACGTTAAGTCGGCCAAAACCAAGTTCGACAAGTACACGCTGGACTGTTTGGAGAAG ATTGATCTTCTGGCAGCGGCAAGGTGCAATATGTTTTCGCATGCACTCGTTGGTTATCAGAATGCCATCCTGCAGTTTGCGAAGAAGACGGACGAAACCTACAGGAATACGCTCAAGAACTTAGCTAAAGATCCACACTATAGTTTCTCCGTACTGAAGGAATTGACGCAGGCAAACCCCAACGAGGAAGAGAAGGATGGTGCATCCGGGGAGCAACAGCTTGTTGAAACCCAACCCGACGCAGCACCGACCGATGACGATCAGATGCTGTTCTTTAAG GACGATTACAAGGATGACGTGGGGACAAAGGTGACAGAACAGCAAACTATCGCTAAGCAAAACGTCCTAAAGGACGTCGCATTAGAAATCGATGCCCTTCTGTCGGGTGTTCCGGAACTGAGTGCGGAGGCTGGACCGACGACCAAATCGCACCAACTGCAGAACGACGCCGGATCGGATCTGCTCGGTCTTAGCTTGGATGATGAATTTTCCGACTTCATGTCGGCTCCGGCACCATTTTTGCCTTCGACGCTGCTGACGAACTGCATCCTTACCGACGAGGGTGGGTTTGATTttgccgccagcttgtccgagTGTGTTGACCCGATGCAGCAAGAGCTTCAACAGCACGAGCCCGAACGGATCGGCACGAACGGTGGTAAATCGTCCGAAAAAGCGACCGACATCTTTAGCAGCTTGTTACAATCGTTTTCCAAGCAAGGGCCCTCCACTGGAACCACAGGAAGCAATGCCGATTCTGGTTCAGCTGCAATGAAGCAAGGCAAgttgaacaacagcagcagcagcagcaaatcaaTGGGTAAAGATCTTAGCGGATGGTATCAACTATTTGCCGAACTGGATCCACTCTCCAATCCGGACGCAATACCGTCGAAAACGGATGCACCCAACAATAGTATGGCTGCTTGA